ATTATTCACTACTTCTCAACACTAATTCATAGACTGGACATTGACTTCAATGGAAGTTAAGGTCAGATGCAATTTGATCATTTCACTTATTGTCTGAATCAGTGATGCCTCCAACCAGCATTGCTGCTGGTTCAAATGGGAGTTAAAAGAAAACACagcaaataatgtgaaaagctgCATTTTGAACATAGAATATCGGAtatcagagagagaaacaggcccttggcccacaatgttcggcccaaccaattaaattagtacatttaaatttagttggctctttAAATTAAATGgcaaactaaactaatccctcctgtctgatcaatgtccatgtccttccacCTCCCTTActttcatgtgcctatctgagagtctctcaaaagccccTGATGAACCTGCCACTAGCAGCACACCAGTCAATGCCTTCCAGACACCcaaccctctctgtgtaaaagacttgcctcccaaatctcctttgaactcacaccctctcaccttaaatgcaggtCCTGTGATAGGAGATATTTTACCCGTGCCTTTCAtaaacttataaacctctatcggaTCTCCCTTCAACCTCCagggaaaacaactcaagtttgctAGACCTCCCAATACAAcatatgccctctaaaccaggcagcatcctgataagctTCTGCTGCACCTTCTAAGTCTAAAGTCTAAACATTCATGTAATGGGGTGATCAAAATTATATGCAATGCACTGGACGGCAAGAAAAGGCATGAAGATGTTGGACAGTGCGCCAGGAATCTCATCTCTTGTCTCTCACAATAAGCTGGGGTATATTCCATCTGAACTTGGGGCTTATCTACCCTAACGCTCAATGAGACCCAACACGACCTCCTGCTTAACCTCGAAACACCTGAGCATATTTATACACTTAGACATATTTAACACTAATTAGGCACTTGCTAGGCAAATTTTCCATTTTCAGAGCCAATCTGCAAAAGATCAAATCGCCTGAGAAAAATATTGCAACTTACGTATGGGTAACTGCGACAGGACCTGATTGTGTCATTGAATCCCATCCAGCGCTggtagtcaggatactctcccctGCTCAGGACATACTGGTATCCCATGTAGTTGGGTCTCTCGTACAACACCCACCAGTCACTCTCAACACGGATGGAGTTACAGCGGCTGAAGTAAGGGGAGAGGTCGCCACAGTCGGAGCTGCACTCATAGTGCCGACCCTGGAAGTTCCTGTCCTCGTAGAAGATGATCTGTGGGAAGAAACATATCTGTGTTAATAGTTGCTCAGGTGTTCATGGAGAATTCTCATTTAGTTCATTTACTGAGTAGCCCTTGCCTTTCCCATTTTGAACACAGTGAGTCTGGTAACCAGCTGAGTGTTTCACTGCCGAACACAAGTTGGTATTTATATGCAGGGTCGAAAGGCCTCACTAGGCAGTTTCTTGTTATTCTGCTGACACAACATTAAACATCAGCAAAATGGAACAAAATCCTTTTTTTCATTTATTGTAGAAAAACAACAAAGACATTCTGGATTCTTACAGTTGTGCTTTCTTATCATTTTAATTGTTGTATAAACCAAACAGTTCAGGAACATTCACAGCTACATATCACCCAGGTCCATTCACCTAGGTCAAAGTAGCAGTTTGGTTCTCTTTCTCAAGCTGCCTAAATTTTGAAGGCATATCTTATTAAAATGACAAATAACTTTTGAAAATCCATCTATACAGCTTCTCTAGCACAACACTGGTCAGCTACCCCTTCAGCCAGATGAGTCAAAAATGATTTCTCTTCAATAATATCTGCTGCCTCTCCCTCCATAACCCCCTTGATCCTCCAAGTGAGAGTTAATGTTGCCTTTTGCAGTGGTTCCCTGTAGTTTTCCCACCTCTGACGTTCATTATGTTTGCTCCACTTCTCTTGTTGAACACGTTGAACAGTCCAAGCCTTCCACTCTCCTGTCACTGAAGAACTATACACATACACTCAGCATTTCAATTACCTGCTCATTCTGGATTTCCTCTCCATCCTTGTGATATCCCATACCtttaaattctttctttttatGTGAGAAAGGCCAATAATAAGCTTCAGATAAGTTgttgatttataaaaatcattgTCGACAAGCATTCATTCAGTCTTCTTCAACCaggagccctggatgaaccatgagatcgacaatctgctgagggccagatcagaggcattcaaatctggtgaccaagaaagttaccagAGATCCAGGCCCAgtctccggaaagccatctcatgaatgaagtggcaattccagactaaacttgaatcaataaaGAATGCTCATCAGCCGTGGCAGAGTTTGAACACGATCACTTCTTATAAAGTGAAATCATGCGACAGAGGTGACAACAAGATTTCATTACCAGATGATCTCAGagtcttctatgctcactttgaccatcaaaacatggaggaaccatcatgggTATCTGGCTGAATAGCTAAGATCAATTGGCTGGAGTAttaactgagatctttaacctctcacttctgcAGTCTGAGGTACCAACCTGCTTCAAGCATGCTTCAGTTATACTAGTATCAAAGAAGAACCTGCTTCAATTACTATAGTCCAGTCGCACTTAATCAGATTTGCAGGAAGATGTTGTTTCCTTCTTGTCGTGACTGCCTGCCGCACAGGCAACTGTGCCTTTAGCTCAGCTGCTGGGTTATCAGCAGGAGACCACTGCTCATTGAGGTTTCACTCCCTTAGCCCTGGAACATCTCCTGGTGAAAGAACAGTGGCAGAAATGTCTGCCTTCTACCCCCTGGGCTTAGTTGGTTCCACAACTTCTGTCCTTCCCCCTCGGCCACAGCCAAAAGCTGCCCTTTTCTGCCTCTTCAGCCAACTCGCTGGTGGCTCTCCTGAGTCTCACTCCAGTCACTGCCATGTCACAGAGTAACCTTGTCACTGATGTGCTGACATCTTACCACCACAGGATAAATGATGGTCCTCCAGCCAGCTTCCTTAATTCATCTTCTTCCACCCATGGGCAGCCTCCACTCCTTCCTCCCATGGGGTGGTTAACTCAGTGAGGAGGACGGACTTGGCAGCCCTAGACCACAGTACAACGTCTGGGCAGAGAGAGGTTTTGCTGTCTGCTGAGATCTGCCATCATGTTGCACTCCTTGCCTGTGCAGAGGAGTCCTGAAGGAGCTCCTGAGTGGATGCATTCAGTACTCCTACCAGCCTCAACAAATAGGATGAATTGTCATCCCACTGGGTCGTCCATAATAATGTAGAGTTGATGATTAAGCTCAGCAAGAACCTGAACCCACTGCAGTTGGTGTATCACCTCAATAAGTCTACACCCAGCAGCCTTctcctttccaccctccccccaccttctttgtagggcccctgccccctccctcttcagtcctgacgaagggtctcggcctgaaacattgactgatcgtttccacggatgctgtccggcctgctgagttcctccagtgtgctaTATGTGCTGTTATCACAACACAGCTATACAGCTCTGAAGCCTGGGTCTTGTACCACAAGCAAATTAGGTTCCACAAGCACCTTCATCAGTGCTGCCTCCCCATCATCATGGCTATGAATTGGTAGGACCGTGTCTCCAATAATGAGGTCCTGGAGAAGGCTCAACTTCCAAGCACTGAAGCCACTTTGCTGCTCTGGCAACTCCGCTGGCCAGGCCATCTGTCTCGCATGGACAACTCCAGGTTACCAGAAGCAGTACTCTGTGCAGATCTCTCTCAGGACAAAAGAGATCACGGTGCCCCACGCGAGTGGCACGAAGACCCAATTAAGAAGTGGCTGTCTCACACAAACATCAAGGTCAGTGAGTGGCAGCAGCTGGCTTGTGGCAGACGCCGCTGGAGAAGACTGAAAAAAGGCACCGCCAAGAATTTTGAGGAATCCAAAAAACTGACTGCTGAAGAGAAGGGGGTCCTACTACCTGAGtgcccacgtcccaactgttcacacatcccaactgttcccacatcccaactgttcccacgtcccaactgttcccacatcccaactgttcccacgtcccaactgttcccacatcccaactgttcccacatcccaactgttcccacgtcccaactgttcccacatcccaactgttcccacatccctactgttcccacatcccaactgttcccacatcccaactgttcccacatccctactgttcccacatcccaactgttcccacgtccctactgttcccacatcccaactgttcccacatccctactgttcccacatcccaactgttcccacgtcccaactgttcccacgtcccaactgttcccacgtcccaactgttcccacgtccctactgttcccacgtccctactgttcccacgtccctactgttcccacgtcccaactgttcccacgtccctactgttcccacgtcccaactgttcccacgtccctactgttcccacgtcccaactgttcccacgtccctactgttcccacatcccaactgttcccacgtcccaactgttcccacgtcccaactgttcccacgtcccaactgttcccacgtccctactgttcccacgtccctactgttcccacgtccctactgttcccacgtcccaactgttcccacgtccctactgttcccacatcccaactgttcccacgtcccaactgttcccacgtcccaactgttcccacgtcccaactgttcccacgtccctactgttcccacgtccctactgttcccacgtcccaactgttcccacgtcccaactgttcccacgtcccaactgttcccacgtccctactgttcccacgtccctactgttcccacgtcccaactgttcccacgtcccaactgttcccacgtcccaactgttcccacgtccctactgttcccacatcccaactgttcccacatcccaactgttcccacgtccctactgttcccacatccctactgttcccacgtccctactgttcccacgtcactactgttcccacatcccaactgttcccacgtccctactgttcccacgtccctactgttcccacatcccaactgttcccacgtcccaactgttcccacatcccaactgttcccacatcccaactgttcccacgtcccaactgttcccacatcccaactgttcccacgtcccaactgttcccacatcccaactgttcccacatcccaactgttcccacatccctactgttcccacgtcccaactgttcccacatcccaactgttcccacatcccaactgttcccacgtccctactgttcccacatcccaactgttcccacgtcccaactgttcccacgtcccaactgttcccacatcccaactgttcccacgtccctactgttcccacatcccaactgttcccacatcccaactgttcccacgtccctactgttcccacgtcccaactgttcccacgtccctactgttcccacgtccctactgttcccacgtcccaactgttcccacgtcccaactgttcccacgtcccaactgttcccacgtccctactgttcccacgtccctactgttcccacgtcccaactgttcccacgtcccaactgttcccacgtcccaactgttcccacgtccctactgttcccacatcccaactgttcccacatcccaactgttcccacgtccctactgttcccacatccctactgttcccacgtccctactgttcccacgtcactactgttcccacatcccaactgttcccacgtccctactgttcccacgtccctactgttcccacatcccaactgttcccacgtcccaactgttcccacatcccaactgttcccacatcccaactgttcccacgtcccaactgttcccacatcccaactgttcccacgtcccaactgttcccacatcccaactgttcccacatcccaactgttcccacgtccctactgttcccacgtcccaactgttcccacatcccaactgttcccacatcccaactgttcccacgtccctactgttcccacatcccaactgttcccacgtcccaactgttcccacgtcccaactgttcccacatcccaactgttcccacgtccctactgttcccacatcccaactgttcccacatcccaactgttcccacgtccctactgttcccacgtcactactgttcccacgtcccaactgttcccacgtccctactgttcccacgtccctactgttcccacgtccctactgttcccacgtccctactgttcccacgtccctactgttcccacgtccctactgttcccacgtcccaactgttcccacgtcccaactgttcccacgtcccaactgttcccacgtccctactgttcccacatcccaactgttcacacatcccaactgttcccacatcccaactgttcccacgtccctactgttcccacatccctactattcccacatccctactgttcccacatccctactgttcccacgtccctactgttcccacgtccctactgttcccacgtcccaactgttcccacgtcccaactgttcccacgtccctactgttcccacgtccctactgttcccacgtccctactgttcccacgtcccaactgttcccacgtccctactgttcccacgtccctactgttcccacgtccctactgttcccacgtcccaactgttcccacgtcccaactgttcccacgtcccaactgttcccacgtccctactgttcccacgtccctactgttcccacgtcccaactgttcccacgtcccaactgttcccacgtccctactgttcccacgtccctactgttcccacgtccctactgttcccacgtccctactgttcccacgtcccaactgttcccacgtccctacagttcccacatccctacagttcccacgtccctactgttcccacgtccctactgttcccacgtcccaactgttcccacatcccaactgttcccacgtcccaactgttcccacgtcccaactgttcccacgtccctactgttcccacgtcccaactgttcccacgtccctaccgttcccacgtccctaccgttcccacgtcccaactgttcccacgtcccaactgttcccacgtcccaactgttcccacatcccaactgttcccacatcccaactgttcccacatcccaactgttcccacgtccctactgttcccacatccctactgttcccacgtcccaactgttcccacgtcccaactgttcccacatccctactgttcccacatccctactgttcccacgtcccaactgttcccacatccctactgttcccacatccctactgttcccacatcccaactgttcccacttCCCAACTGtacccacatcccaactgttcccacgtccctactgttcccaagtcccaactgttcccacatcccaactgttcccacatcccaactgttcccacgtccctactgttcccatgtccctactgttcccacgtcccaactgttcccacatccctactgttcccacatcccaactgttcccacgtccctactgttcccacatcccaactgttcccacgtcccaacggttcccacatcccaactgttcccacatccctactgttcccacgtccctactgttcccacgtcccaactgttcccacgtccctactgttcccacgtcccaactgttcccacatcccaactgttcccacatcc
The sequence above is a segment of the Hypanus sabinus isolate sHypSab1 chromosome 4, sHypSab1.hap1, whole genome shotgun sequence genome. Coding sequences within it:
- the LOC132392102 gene encoding gamma-crystallin S-1-like, translated to MGYHKDGEEIQNEQIIFYEDRNFQGRHYECSSDCGDLSPYFSRCNSIRVESDWWVLYERPNYMGYQYVLSRGEYPDYQRWMGFNDTIRSCRSYPYYRGGNYRMRIYERPDFGGQMMEFIDNCPSVYDRFRYRDIHSCQVMDGYWIFYEHPNYIGQQYFLRPGEYRRYSDWGGYNSMIGSFRRMRDF